The Apium graveolens cultivar Ventura chromosome 10, ASM990537v1, whole genome shotgun sequence nucleotide sequence CTTTGTCCATTGTATGCTTTTAATTTAGatcaatcttttatttacatgGTAATAATTAGCACTTGATATTGGAAGCAAAGATGGAAAACTTAATTATCTATTATAGGTCTTAAATGGCATTTCAGTGGAATAATATGGAGGATATATAGATGATGGAGTTTTTCGTTCCCTCTATAAAAAGCTAAACTGAAAGGGAAAATGGATGTCTACAAGGAGAAAATATACATGTGTGTGTGTGGTGAGGTTCAATCAGAACCTTGTTCCAAATTTGAACGTGGTACTTGTATCAGCCTTAGAAATTGTTTAATTAGTGTACATATATTCGTGCACACCATTCTTGATCATCGTGAGAAGAGATAAACTGTCATCGTAAAGTTTTTATGCAAGTACATCAAAATATATATAAATGCCATACATTTACTAGGTTACTTCCCATCTGCTTCTTACTAGTACTACAATGTTTATGGGAAGATGACATGCAATTATACGACTAGCCATGTCCAGCAGAAACTACAACACAAAGTCACATACTGTGTAACGGAGACAGCATGCACAGCCATATATAAAAAATAATCAGATGCACCTTTAAATCAAGATTACCTTTTCAAACGTATGTTTGTAAAGAGCTTCCGTGCAGCAGCCCTAGTGAACATCTTAAAACCACACTGATATAGAAAATATAGTATCAGGCTAAAGCTATCAGAAATCTAAATTTTAATCACTTCAATTCACTTCAAGAGATATTTTTCAATTCTTTTGTACAAGCGTAATAGATATTCCAATACTTATAAAATAATTCACCTGTGTGTCACGAATTCCAGGACCAGCAGCCAAGAGAACGACGACATGGAAACCTTTCATCAAAAAATTGCGATACCACTTCCGCTGAATAATAATGTCAATTACTTCCTATGagattatttaatttttttaaacaaTAAAAGAAGGCAGAAAGTCACTGAACTGTAGCTAAGGCCTTCTTCTCAAGATGAGCACGAGAACCAATTGCAACAATGGGAATATCTGAAAATTTTGGACTCGAGTCATTTTCCTTTTTTGCAAATGCAGAGATCTGTTGCAGAAAAAAAACGTTCGGATATAATTACTTCTACCAAACTACCGGAGCCAAAATCAATTTAAAACATTTATTGCAGAAATAGTTTAAGCACACGATTACAAGTAATCACATCGCTGACCTGTTTTTCAAGTTTTTCCAGGTCGTCCACTTGTGTTGCTCCATCAGCATCCAGCATCAAGAGCAATTCTCCCCGTGAATGAAGCATTCCCTGTATAGCAATTGCTTTCGCAAATAGCAAAGAGCTTCAATTACTTGTCATGACGAATAAGGATAATTCAGGAACTTAACTGCAATGTCAAGAGATTTGTCAATATTGAAGTTGGACTAACTTTTCTTATAGCCTCTCCTTTTCCGTAATTCCTTCCAAGAAGAATAACCCTGACATTGTCTACAGTGTATCTCCTCACAAAGTCAAAAGCTACTCTTTTAGTTCCGTCAACACTTCCGTCATCAACAATTATAACCTGTTGACGAATTCACAAAAACAATTATAACCTGTTAACGAATTCAAAAAAACTAAAAATATCGACATGAAGAATTAGCAGATCATATAACAATCCTTGGCAATAGAGACTGCAGACTTGATAATAGAATAACTACATACATTTTCAATGAGTAGAACAATTTCCATTACCAATAATCCTATACTTCATCTTCAActgtttatttttttttaaaaaaataatttgaagaTGCTAACAAAACATATAACAACAAAGTGCATAGTTGTAAATTAAAGACAGTTCATAATGAGTTCAATTTGTTTTATGACAGTCTTGTTTCAAGATTATGTTGCTTTAATAATACGTCTTAACAACCCTGAAGAGTACTAAAGCGGAATAGATATAGAGGGAAGAAGAAGATGCTGGAAAAGAAAACGTCAGGTCAATCACACTGAATTTCATGCTTGGTTCATCTAAAATCTTGttacttcgactatcttacataAACACAGCTGTTTATCTGACAACCTAATACCTCAAGAGTGATCAATGTATGAGTTGGCAAATATAAAGTTACCACAAATATGTTCAAGCTGTAGTAGATATGTATAAAGTCGATACTTGCTCTGTTTCTCAAAGTCTCTACACGAAAATAAAAAGTATGCAGCAAATAAGTCATACCTCGTAGGTAAAGGATTTGTCCTTCGCAGCACGTTGTTGAAGATAACTACAGCCATATATCCAAGTATTATACAACACATACAAATTCATAGCTTATTTCAATCAACATTATCATAATATGTGTACACTTAATTATAAAAGTAACATTTACATGCGTCCAGCTACTTATTCACTTAAAACTGTATGTCCTAATGTATAGGAAAGGTCATCTATTAATAAGAAGACCAGTTTTAGCCAAGAGATAAGGTGATTCATTAACACAGTTGATCAAGAGTAGATGGAATATATCATAACTTAGAGCTAGCTGACGAAACTTGAGTTTGTTTGATTAAACTACGAGAGACTAGGAATCTAATAGTCCAAGATACAAGCAACTTAAAAACTAGATACAAGTAATCTGACAGTCCAAGATACAAGGAGAATAAATATTCAGGTAATCTGACAGTCCAAGATACAAGCAACTTAAAAATAGAAGGAAATAATAGAAATTTAATTTGGCTTTACTTATTTCATTCATATATTATTTATCATCTTTTATCTACGATGCACAATACAAGTAATTCCAGGTTAAGAAAATCACAATCTAGCAACAAGTTACCACATTCATGTGTTTACAACACCTAGCTAACATTAATATTTCCAATTAAGATAATAACCACAAAGGGAGAAGACCACTACTAATCCGACTATTTTTACTGGTTTCATTTAAGGTAAAAAGTAAGAGTTGATCATTCCATATTCTCCACTTTATCACTCCTATATACCTTATCTCTCCCACCACCACTACTTCTGATCAATCCCATTCTTCTTCAAAATTATTTTCCACTTTCCGGTGTGCAATTGATAGTAAACCCTTTATTTTATGGGATACTAATGAATAAAATTAGAAGTGTGGACAAACAATTGGGGCTTACTTCATCGTTTCTTCAAGTGCTCCTGGAAGCCTAAGTTCTTCGTTGAAGGCAGGCACAACTAATGATATGTACTTTTCAGCAGGATCAGAGATATAAGGACATTGAACCTGAGATAAATAAAGTAAGTCAAGTTAGTATGTCCCCAACATTGTCAAATAGATTTACCAACCATCTCATAGGACATAGCAAATCATTAGCGGTGTAGTTTTTTCTTTTTGCTACTTAAACACACTCACACACCCTCCTTGTCTTCGACAAGGTTCGAACCCTCGACATCCCGTAAAGGGAGCGAGGAAGATACCGCTACACCAAGAGGTGTTGGGTTTTTGGTGTAGCCTTTGCTAAAGTATAGCACCATCTTGCACCATACGCAGACCTTTAACCAGACCGCATGTGTGATGGACCAATAAAAGTCAAAATAATGGGTTAAAAAGTTCAGATAGTAGCATCATTCAGGTGATATATTAAAGCTGATATAATCTATGATTCACCATGATTCATCACAACTACCTCACACCAGGTAATAACTAAGTCAAAAACTAAGGTGCCATCTGGATCATTGGATTCCAACCCGATGGGAATGAGAATGAGATTCTAATACATTTTTATCCTAAAAACTCATTAATAGTATGATCCAAACACCCGCTAAATCTAGCACAAACAAAACAGCTAGTGATACTATCAAacacaaaaaaaattattaacagcCATACCGAATAACATTCATCACAAAGTAACAGCAAATCAGTTCAAATAAAAAAACAACAAGCATACATTTACAAATGCATTTAAGCAAATTTAGTAATCAATATCATCCAACTCTTTTCCATCACTTCCGATTCACAGCAAAAACAATTACAATGACCGCCAACTACATATAATTGAATTATTGAGCTTATCAAGCTTATACTATTAAACATCGACATTCACATACTTTATACAGCATAACATCAAATTACTCCAAATAAATCTACAAATGAAAATATATATGTGATTACATAACAGAAGATTACCGGATTAAGTGAATTCGGATCCTCGATAATCGGGTGAGCCTCCAGATGACTGTCAACACAAACAAAACACATTCCAATTACACACATAATCACACAACTATACATACAAAATGAAAAGAGAGTTGAATTAGGGTTTGACATACGAGTGATTGAATTTTCTTCGATTAGTTTCGAAAACAAGAGCGATTGCTAATCCAAATGCTAAAAATAAAGCTACAATTATAATTAAAACTACGAATGTTGTTAATCCCCATTCCATTTCTTCGCTTTTCTCAAACAAAGTTTGTTGAGTCGTGAAGTTTAGTTGTTTCTGTTACAATTACAAATGCTACGCTGATTAGAAGATCTGAAACTACTTTCACTATGGGCCTATACGGCCTACTTACCTTTTTATGGGCTTTTTCTCACATTTTCAGGCCCTATTCAAGTTCAGTTGATTATTTTTGAGAAAAAATCGGTTGTTAATATATGGTTTATAATGGTTATgtatctatctatactattatattaaacaCGAAATATTCAAAATTTGGTTTTTGTCCTTATTCACTCAATTCAGAGCCCTCATATAATTGATGAGAGCCGTTAGATATAAtcttaaaaattaattaataagaaGTATAAAGTTCGAATCTTTTTTTTTGGCTAAATATAAAGTTCGAATCTTAACAACAATATATTAAAAAtgataatttaaatatataatgataaaaataatgaTGGTGCATTTTAAACTTATTATACTAGGTGTGTAAGGTTCGAATCCTAACagtaatatattaaaattatattttactaTATACAATAATAAAAACAACAGGATATCGCACGAGTTATATACTATTACGGTATAATTTATAGTTATTTAGTATTTCACATTTCTAAGGTTCATAattcatattatttattgaaaatttaaaataaaaataaaaaagtttTGACAGATTGATTTTCCGTCCCAAAATCTGTTTGACTTTTCATAATGTCAAATTAATTAACTGAAGATTAcctattttttataattaaaaatatataaaaacttATCATTGAAAATATTATtggaatattttttaaaagaaattaaattatcaaaaatactaaCTTTTCTAAGTTTTTTTTACGAATTTActattttatgtaaatatttgcaaaaatacggtgCAATCAAAATTAACCAGATATTCAACTAGTTGGATCAAGTTTTTTTATTTTACATTGGAGGTTGCATGAAATTTGGGAAACTCATTGAATTCGCATCTAGTGGAGTCGAGTGGTaaaaatttgtatttttatttaaaaatagaaaaaatacaaataaaatagaatttttttgtaagaaaaaataaaaatgacgtatttttgcaaaaatattttaaaaaaattagataattttcaaaaaaacccaaaaattaattatatttaaattatattgaCAATTAAAAAATCAAGCAAGTTAATTTAGAAAGGAGGGAGACTTGTTAACTTGAATGGACAGTATGGTTAATAGAATGATTCTGatatgaataattataaaatgTTGTGGCTTTGGAAAGGAGGGGGGCTTATTAACTTAAATGTACAGGGTGAACACTACCACGTCTGAGGTCTCTCTCTCGATTTGGTACATGAAATCCTCTCGATAACAAAATATGTCTCTGGATACTCAGAGTTTAGTCTTGTTTATGTGACAAGTTTTATATATATGCATCTTCTTCATATTCTTTATTAAAATTTTCTATGGCGTCTGATAAACCAAATCTAGAAAAACTTTATGAGAGATTAACAATCGAAGATGAGGAGGATGGAGGGATCATTGTTGGGATTGATGAAGGACAGGAAACCAAGGAAAGTTTTGTTCTAGTAGGGAGATTTCTTACGGAGAAAAATATAAACTTTCAAGTGATGCAAAACGTATTAACAACATTATGGAGGCCTAAGGAAGGCATGGAAGTGCACGATATAGGTGGAGACAAGTATTCATTTGTATTCTATCATATTATGGATCTATGTAAAGTTATTGAAGGGGGTCCATGGTCATTTGAACAAAACATGTTGGTATATCATAAGATGCAGGCTACGAAAGATCCATATTATGTATCATTAAATGAAATGGATATCTGGGTACAAATATACGATCTGCCGAAGGGTTTCATCTCTGAAAAAATACTGGCAAGTATTGGAGATTATATAGGAACGTATGTTAAGTCTGACACTGGGAACTTTGATGGCTTGTGGAAGACGTTTGTTAGGATTCATGTTACTTTGAATATTTTGAAACCCTTGAAgagacatataaaaattaaacgAGAAGGAGGGAGTTGGAGTTGGGTAAATTTTAAGTATGAAAGGATGGGAAATTTTTGCTTTGTGTGTGGGATAATAGGACATACAGAAAGGGATTGCAATGTCGTGTATGCAAACCCAGATAAGGAGATTGAACGTGCGTATGGAGTTTGGCTAAGGGCACCAAATCGAGGGGGTAAACAGAATGCTGGAGCACGCTGGTTACGAAATGTCGAAGGTGGTGGAGGTTGGACGGAGTACGATGGAGGTATGAAGAACCAGGCGGCTGCGAATGGAAGGGAGGATGAGGCAGCGAAATTCACGGAGGTAGACGGTATCATGAGAGAAAAAAGTGGAGATAATTGTGCAGTTATTGTTACACCATGGAATCAGGAAGCAAATAACAAGGAAGGTGATATATTAAATTGGGGCGGGAATCAAGGAAAGTTAAATGTGATTGTGGAAAATAAAAGAAAACGGGTGGATAAGGAACAAACTACTTTGGACCCTGGGCTTATACATATACAAACAGATGGGCCTATGCAAGAAAATGAGGAATGTTTGAATGGGTTAACTGATCCAAAAAATGTACAAGGGGCGGGTTCTTGACTCCAGACCCGCCAAGAATTATGAGTTTTCTAGCCTGGAACTGTCGTGGAATGGCCAATCCACGAGCAGTTCGATTTCTTAAGGAAATCGTGAGTCAGTTAAGGCCAAGTTTAATTTTCTTGTCAGAAACATTAGtcttaaaaaataaaattgaagaTCTGTGTAAGGCAATCCATTATGCTGGTTGTTTTGTTGTTGATGTGCAAGGGCATGGAGGAGGCTTAGCTTTAATGTGGAAAAATAAGGGTGCGGTAGAAATTAAAGGAAGTTGCAACCATTATATAGATTGTGAAGTGAGGTGTGAACAAATAGGAAGATGGAGATATACGGGTTTTTATGGCTGTCCAGAAAAGCATAGAAGATTGGAATAATGGGGGATGCTTAAATTTTTAGCTGGAGAATCGCAATTGCCATGGTGTGTACTCGGGGACTTTAATGATCTTATGTTTGATCATGAGAAAAAAGGAGGGAGATTACAACCTCGAGTATTGTTGGAAGGGTTTCAAAAGGTTGTTGCTGAATGCGGGTTGAATGACTTGGGATTTACCGGTAGCGAGTTTACATGGGAAAGACAACGAGGTAGTACAGCTTGGGTGTAGGAGAGATTGGATAGGGGATTGGCAAATTGCATATGTTTCCATCAGCTGAGGTAAAAGTTTTGGAGGTGTCGACCTCAGATCACTT carries:
- the LOC141689217 gene encoding uncharacterized protein LOC141689217 — translated: MEWGLTTFVVLIIIVALFLAFGLAIALVFETNRRKFNHSHLEAHPIIEDPNSLNPVQCPYISDPAEKYISLVVPAFNEELRLPGALEETMNYLQQRAAKDKSFTYEVIIVDDGSVDGTKRVAFDFVRRYTVDNVRVILLGRNYGKGEAIRKGMLHSRGELLLMLDADGATQVDDLEKLEKQISAFAKKENDSSPKFSDIPIVAIGSRAHLEKKALATRKWYRNFLMKGFHVVVLLAAGPGIRDTQCGFKMFTRAAARKLFTNIRLKRWCFDVELVYLCKWFQIPIIEISVNWSEIPGSKVNPLSIPNMLWEMALMSLGYRSGIWRIRT